From the genome of Salvelinus namaycush isolate Seneca chromosome 1, SaNama_1.0, whole genome shotgun sequence:
TACATTTAGGTTCTGTTAAGGATCTCTCCAGGATCCAGATCTAGAGCGCACATCACAATAGTTATTGTATCCATAGAGATGTTGTTCTTGGTCACTGACCAGGTCAAGAAATCGAAGGAGCTGGCAGGAGCAGCCGGGAAAGGAgattgagaatgtgtgtgtgtctgaatgtgaatAGGGCTGTAATAGGTGATTATGGATTTTGGTTTGTTTGTCCAGATGCTATCCTTGTCTGGATATAGTGCCTCGCACTTCTTCAATTACCCATGTATTCCTTCCTTCCCCATCCTCACCTACACCCTCTCCCCTTTTACCAGGTACTGGAGAGAGTGGGAAGAGCACCTTCATTAAACAGATGAGAATCATCCATGGTGCCGGCTACTCAGACGAGGACAAGCGAGGCTTCACCAAGCTGGTGTACCAGAACATCTTCACTGCCATGCAGTCCATGATCCGCGCCATGGAGACCCTCAATATCCCTTTCTTGGAGGCCCAGAATAAGGCAAGAATCCCAGCCACATCACACCTCAGGTCTGCTTCCGTACCAGCTGATCACAGAGCCAAGGACTTTTCCCAAAATAAACTCAATTTTAGTTTTAATTTGTGAAGTGTTTTAAAGCATTTTGCCttgcgtgccctaatgaacacccCAACCATCTTGTTGTTTGCTCCCTCTCCCAGGGCTATGCCAGCATGTTGAGTGAGGTGGAGGTGGACATGGTGAATGATCTGGAGAGAGGCCATGTGGACACCATCAAGAGCCTGTGGAGGGACGGTGGAGTGCAGGAGTGTTATGCCCGCCGCAGGGAGTACCAGCTATGTGACGCCACCAAATAGTGAGTAGACATAAGTAATGGGCAGGAGTTGCTCTTAACCTGATAATGATCAGTAAAAACCACAGGCCCTGGTTATGGGctataactagggcctggagtttTCCTGGTCAGGTAACAAAGACCACATCTCTATTGACAAAAGTAATTACACTATAACGTAAGACTGCAAAGCCGTTCAAAGAACCTTAATTAAAGATGAAATCTGTGCTGCTGCAATTGTTTCCCTCTGCATGTCCTGGTAGAGAACAAAATCAATCTTCACACTGGAATGTAAATTTGCTGCCAGCATGCTGTTATTACATGGACAATGTTAAGACTCTAGCTGAGTCTTTCTCAGGACTCTCTTTTGGGGGGcatatactgtaccagtctgAAGTTTTTAATTCGTTGTTTGTAGTATTGTTGTTCATTTTTTTTCTCTGGGTGATCACACAATTTCCATAAACATATTCTCTTTGTGCTGTGTTGTTCAGTTATCTGAGTGACCTGGACCGGATCGCAAAGGCCTCCTACCTTCCCACTGAGCAGGACATCCTGAGGGTCCGAGTGCCGACCACGGGAATCATCGAGTACCACTTTGACATGGAAGAAGTAATCTTCAGGTGAGGGGAAACTTTGGTTCTGTCAATGATGCACCTTCTCCAATCTCAACTGAGCACGTTTTGAGGAAACACTATTACCAACAAGCAACGCTCCTAACATTGGTTTGATGTGACAGGATGGTGGATGTggggggtcagaggtcagagaggaggaagtggatcCACTGCTTTGAGAACATCACGTCCATCATCTTTTTGGCCGCGCTCAGCGAATACGACCAGGTGCTGGGTGAATGTGACGAGGTGAGCTCCCCGTCAGTCAGAGCAGTGTTGAGGCACTGGACATATTGTACTGATACACCTGTGGGCCGCATCCATGAGCAAACATGCTGTTGTGTAAAATTGGTAAGTAAAAGTCAATTGTATCTCACACATTATGtgagattataaactgggtgattTGAGTCTTGagttctgattggctgaaagccatggtatatcagcccgaataccacaggtatgacaaaacatgtagttatactgctctaattacattggtaaacagtttaaaatagcaataaggctcctcgggggtttgtgatatatggccaatataccacggctaaggtctatatatggccaatatactctcagccgtggtgtattggccatataccatgcCTCCTCTGGCCTTATGGCTTAAGTATGGGCTTTCATATCCGCTTACTATACATGCATTGTCTCTCCCCTAGAACTGTATGGAGGAGAGCAAAGCACTCTTTAAGACCATCATCACATACCCCTGGTTCCAGCAATGTTCTGTCATCCTATTCCTTAACAAGACCGACATCCTAGAGGAGAAGATCACGCGCTCCCACCTTGTCAACTACTTCCCAGAATACACTGGTAAGCTCTAGTAGTGTTTGTGTGACCGCTATTCTTATCAGTATAGTAAGAGAACCCATTAGTTAACACACACGACCAACCAGGTATCAAACCCAGATGGCCACATGACTCAATGCcatgttagcccactgagctaaagcctaggcattcaTTCTGTGAGCTAACACAGGTTTTCAGGTCTCaagcaaggttactcatcacatGAGGGTAGTTCACCGAAAAACCTCCGCTACGCAAGCACATGCCATAACTAAAGCTGTTGTTTCCAGGGCCGCAGAATGATCCTAAAGCAGCCAGGGAGTTCATCCTGAAGATGTACCAGGAGCAGAACCTAGACAGAAAGACTGTTTACTCCCACTTCACCTGTGCCACTGACACAGAGAACATCCGCTTTGTGTTTGCTGCTATCAGAGAGACCATCGTCAAAAATCACCTCAAGGACTTCGCCATTATTTAGAGGAGAGCTAAGGCTCCTGTGAGGTTAGGAGacatctagcctggtcccagatctgtagcaTGTGCTCTAGAGACAACTCCTCTAACTGTCATTGACATGAGTTGGTTAAAGCacatacagatctaggatcaggctaAGAGACTTGAGAGTATATGTATAGGGTTAGGTTGGAACGTTAGATTGATGCGGTAGAAGAAAATGCTTTGACTGCAAGATTTGTAGCatgggttggaaccggttcagggaacagaaccgaaaaccgGAAAATAAAATTTTTCAAGGAACAGAAACAGAACTGGGAATGAAAGTGATccatactgttccggaacagaaccgttatttgAAAAGCATGGAAACCAgttaataacgttattttacgTTCCAGGCATTTTTGTTCTAGTCTCACAAAAAAAACGCAACAAtgcgcctatgcaaagccctcactctgtcactcagaaacgttttccagtgtctgcctgcaagCTGAGAATCTTTGACAGTGTGGGTGCGtgtttaggctacctgcccctctccCATCAGAAGCATAGGATTCTGTACTGATGTTACAAACATGATTCAGAAGATGGGGAGAGACATTTTTAATTagctagagaagaatggattaactTTTTATATGCTAGTTAAGGATGCTATGTGCATTGTTGTAACGTTTCACGtaggatttattaactacaaaaagtgtttaattctggtgccgctctgcacacTCAAGCTTGTTCgctagctcaaaggacattcaaagttcctgcatagaagccgctcctcctaggtataattctgtggacctaattcagataatgcatgtcctAACAAGATACCCAGTGCTTCAAACCTCCTCGTCAAcactctctcttcccagagaCCCTCAGTTGCACCTTGGTCCATAGGCTACACCTATTTGTCAATCacgcatgtaaacaactagcttgcctgcTCTGTCTGCACTGTTTGTTGAAGTAATTTAATGAGACTTGTACATACACAACTGTTGATTTCACAGATTAAAAAAAAGAACAGAAAGGAATGATATAAACGGGAACTTTTTGGGGATTCGAACCGGTTCATAACTTTATTTTGCTGTTCGGAACAGTAGAATGGAACAAAAAAAAgtgtggttctgttcagaacaaaacgattggaaaataattttggttccaacaTGATTTGTAATGCTGTTTTTCTGTCCAGGGTGCTTTTGTTAGGTTGAGCATCTATACCATCTGGAAATAGTATCTGAATAAAAACCATCAGATCACTAAAGAGAAAATCtcctgtacatatatttttgaaAGAAAGAAAAGTCTACTCACTGTGACGAGGATGCCAAAGTATTTTTTTAacgtaaaatatatttttcttgtATCGTCTTTGAAATGGATGACTTGAATTGATTTATCTTGTGTGGTTAGTATAGAGGAAGGAGTTAAGTATAGCACCTTttgatttataaaaaaataactgTAAAACTATGATCTATCTACAGgtttggggagtaactgattacaattttggacaggtaactacaAAAACTAAATGTAATCAGTTACGTTAACAGCTAAAATAATGTAATCAGattagatacttttgaaaaactagaagACTACTTCTTAGATTACTTAAACATTTAAGAGGCGCAAgattaagtttgttccacctgagcgagcctgaccacaagtcagagaccactatgacacaccaaatgcatttGATGGATACTTTTTGTATTCTTCTAATGCCTTTTAAGGGGATAATAATTCAAAAGTatctgaaagtaatcagattatgttactgagtttgggtagtCCATAACTTaaactgattacaattttggacaggtaactaataACTGTAATGGATAACATCTAGAAAGTAACCTACCTAACCCTGTCTAACACTCCTCAGTGAGCACTAGTGTGATGAGAGTGCAAGTGGAATTGTGAATTCATTATTTGGCCAAGTCTTTTACTTGTTTAAATGTGAGAAAAGCAACACTTGGCTGAAAAAAATGCAATTTGTTTTGTGTTTTCATAcagatactgtatttatatattattTCACTACATCACCATATATCTAAACAGTGAAGCAAGCGTGCATGTTTTAGCCAGGTAATCTGTCCAAAGTGCCTTGCGAGAGGAATAACATAGGGACATTTACCTGAGACTTTAATTCATTTAGGAGGAAATCATTCCACTTAATTACATTTTTCAGCTGTGAGGATTCACCCCTAAGTGTATATGTATTCTAACAATAACAGATTTTTGGTCATGAAAGAATTCTGTTCATAAATTGTTGTGACTGTTTTCTTATTCATTATGTGCATCTGTCATTTTCTACATTTCAAAAATAAATTCAAGATACATTTGCTACGTTTCAATAAATTGTTACAGTAGTTAAATGTAGACTTTTATTGATTAATGTACTGCATTCTTGAGGGAGCTAGCACATAAACATTTCATATCTGCCTTAAACTGTGCCAAATAAAATTTTATTCGATGTAAAATCTTTATTGGTGCGTGTCAGTAGAAAAAATGTCAAGCAGAACTGGGGGATAGACATATACAGTGCCTATAGATCTACACCACCTTGAACGTTTctttcacattttgttgagttagtGTGTCAGATAAAGATTTAATTGTAAAAAAAGtaattgatctacacaaaatactccataatggcaaagttaattattttatatatatttaaaaaaaatattaataggACATTTTTTCCCCCCCACATTTTGTGACAGCTTTATTCTATAATGGATAAAATAATtattttccctcaatctacacacaataccccataatgacaaaaaacaacaacatgtttttataaatgtttgcataaggttccacagttgacagtgcatgtcagagcaaaaaccaagccacgaggtggaaggaattgtccgtagtgctcAGAGACAGAatagtgtcgaggcacagaactggggaagggtaccaaaacatttctgcagcattgaagatcaccaagaacacagtggcctccattcttaaatggaacaagtttggaaccaccaagactcttcctagagctggccgcccggccaaaatgagcaatcggggttagaagggccttggtcaggtaggtgaccaagaacccgatggtcactctgacagagctccagagttcctctgtggcgatgggagaaccttccagaaggacaaccatctctgcagcactgcaccaatcaggcctttatggtaaagcggccagatggaagccactcctcagtaaaaaggcacatgacagcccgcttggagtttgccaaaaggcacctaaagactctcagactgtgagaaacaagattctctggtctgatgaaaccaagatcgaactctttggcctcaatgctaagcgtcatgtctggaggaaacctggcaccatccctacggtgaagcgtggtggtggcagcatcatgctgtgtggctgtgagacttgtcaggattgagggaaagatgaacggagcaaagtactgagagatccttgatgaaaaccttctccagagcacccatgacctcagactgaggcaaaggttcaccttccaacaggacaatgaccctaagcacacagcctctgaatgtccttgagtggcccagccagagcccggacttaaacctgatcgaacatctctggagagacctgataatatctgtgcagcaacaatttaacaacaatttaatcaattttagaataaggctgtaacgtaacaaaatgtagaaaaagtcaatgggtctgaatgcGCTGTAGTtcttgcataagtattcaccccctttgtttaggcaagcctaaattagttcagaagttacatttggcttaacaaatcacatacgTTATATGActtcactctgtgtgaaataacaggggttgacatgatttttgaagaCTACCcactcctctgtcccccatacatataacatgtgtaaggtccctcagtgaaatacagaatttcaagcacagatttaaCTAAAGGGAGCTTTTCGAAAGCCtaaaagggcagtgattggtagatgggtaagaaTAACAAATCAGACACCGAATATCTCTTCAAGCATAGTCAAGTTAATAATGATGCTGTTGATGATGTATTAAATCAGACACATCACAGATGCATCCTTGTGAACTGAGCTGCAGGGCAGGAAACTGcttagggatgtcaccatgaggccattggtgattttaaaacagctacagagttcaatggctgtgatgggagaactgaggatggatcaacaacattgttgtgagtgactccacaataatgaccttaATGACAGtgaaacaaataaaaaaacaaggcaaaggaatacactttttggcctaaatgcaaagctttatgtttggggcaaatccaacacaacacatcacttaGTAACTTCCTCCGTCATGGTATGGGTCTGCAAAGATGGGGAGCTTTTCAGCATGAAAATAAatgggatggagctaagcacaggcaaaatcctagaagaaaacctgaaTCAGTCAATGGgaaattaattcacctttcagcagaatctacactggagttgcttaccaagatggtgaatgttcctgaatggccaagttaattttgacttaaatctgcttgaaaattgGTGTAAAAATAAAGTTTCtttgtcacatacactggataggtgctggtgttgttttacagggtcatagTATTACAGCACCCCCAGAGCAAATGAGGgtttagtgccttgctcaagggcacagacagatctTTCACCTTGGatatttgaaccagtgacctttcagttactagcccaacactctaaccactaggctacctgccaccctagccATCTAACCCATCTAACCCtggcaggtatatctcactggtcacccccaaagccaattcctactttggctgcctttccttctagttctctgctgccaatgactggaacgaactgcaaaaattactgaggctggagacccatatctccctcactagctttaagcaccagctgtcagagcagctcacagatcactgcacctgtacatagcccatctgtaaacagcccatccaactacctcatccccatactgtatgtatttatcttgctcctttgcacctcagtatctgtacttgcacattcatcttctgcacatctaccattccagtatcTAATTGcgatattgtaattactttgccaccatggcctatttattgccttacctcccttatcttacctcatttgcactcactgtatatagattttaattgtttctactgtattattgactatgtttgtttattccatgtgtaactgtgttgtatgtgtcgaattgctgtgctttatcttggtcaggtcgcagttgtaaatgagaacttgttctcaactagcttacctggttaaataaaggcgaaaaataaaaaaaatagaataatagtgaagccatcaaaactatgaaataacacatatgtatcatgtagtaaccaaaaaagtgttaaataaatccaaatatattttattctaaataaatcagtgtcaccagcacagtacccccacaccatcacacctcctccatgcttcacattgggaaacacatgcggagatcatccgttcaccttgtCTGCGTCTCACTAAGGCATggcggttgtaaccaaaaatgtcacattttccaccggtctaacgtccattgctcgtgtttcttggcccaagcaagtctcttcttattggtgtcctttagtagtggtttctttgcagcaatttgaccatgaaggcctgattcacacagtcttctctgaacagttgatgttgagatgtgtctgctacttgaactctgtgaagcatttatttgggatgcaatttctggaggctggtaactctaataaacgtatcctctgcagcagaggtaactctgggtcttcctttcctgtggcggtcctcatgagagccagtttaatcataGTGCTTTTTTttagcgactgcacttgaagaactgttcaaagttcttgaaatgttccgcaatGACTggcattcatgtcttaaagtaatgatggactgtggttCCTCTCTGCTTATTtgcgctgttcttgccataaagacttgatcttttaccaaatagggttatcttctgtataccacccctaccttgtcacaacacaactgattggctcaaacgcattaattccacaaattaaaaAGACACatctgttaatttaaatgcatttcaggtgattacctcatgaagctggttgagagaatgccaagtgtgtgcaaagattggctactttgaagaatatgaaatataaaatatattttgatttgtttaacaatttagtgtttactacatgattacatatgtattatttcaaagttttgatgtcttcactattatcactagaaaatagtaaaaaagtttgtgtccaaacttttgactggtactgtatatatattttaaaatctcTCCGTCGTTAATGGCATTGCATACCTGCTGCATAAAAACATGAAAATTGCCAATGAGGAGACACAAGCCCACCCATAGATTTTAAAGGACCTGGCTGCGAATCCAGAGTTTCTGCCCCCACCCCTCTGGAAACCTATTTCTCAAAAGCTACAGATCACATTCTGTGCATGTGTTATTTTACGCACACATTTTttctacgtagctgctgctcacacTCCACCTCCCTCACTTTACACACCGTCTTCTGAACCATGATGTAGCCGGATATTCCTGAACAGCTGCAATGAAAACCCTTCAGCGATTTGAACAAACATTCAAGGCCATTATGAAGGCTACAACCTTCTCCATCTGTTGTAATGGATAATGCAGTCACACAAGCAGGACGCAGTCCCTACACATTGAATTGGAGCAAAAACGATCTGCGTTTTGGTGGTGTGGTTGCTGCCATATCGTAGCCACTAGCGCCAGCACCTTCCAAACTCAGTCCTCAGGACTACAGAGCTGATTCAAATTattaaagcttgatgattagttgattatttgaatcagctgtgtagtgttagtgtaacagtttaactttacgtccgtcaaCTCGCCCCgacccgacccgggcgcgaaccagggaccctctgcacacatcaacaactgacacccacgaagcatcgttacccatctctccacatttcacatccgttacattagggcaaaaaccaaaacgtgcaccgaGTATGGAAAACCCTGCACAGCAAACCCAGTTGCTGACAAATAACTACTACTTTGACTGCCTGTCTGACTCCTGCTTAGCCAATGTTTGCAattctgatttaaaaaataacattaaatCGCCAATAAGACTGAGTGTCTTGCTTGTGTTTGATATGGCGCTGATacacatggcagctctgcttctagctcctaagcattTTTgcgttggagctaggaacacaagcctttcgctacacccgcaatatgtgtatatgtgtaggtgaccaataacattttattttatttgcctAGATAGCTGCATGTAAACTCCCCACTTAATTTGTCAATTggtgcaaaaaaataaatgcGAAGGGGCCTCtcgagtagcgcagcggtcttacatgctgaccagaccggacacgtcgtgTGCGCGAGCATcgcaaaatatatttagaaatccatgttattaaattattgtacccacactgctcgcgtgcgccaacgagtgtctgcgttgccaagggctaaaatagaagtcattcctatttctgacgcagatcgcgctgcaagtcctgcctctcccatctcctcattggtttatagaagcaggtacccacgtgccatctcctcattggttatacccacgtgggtgattgaaagacaaaatgttttgccggttttcgtggtaatactatgaaggtgtagatgccaatcaccatataagttcaaagatgaaaaagcctggaagaaggagagatgactagaaacgattcggttggccgttttacgtgtggattaattgtcggagtagaggaccttatgcatttcaggtaaaataacaactcaatgtttatatcccaggacaaattagctagcaacagcaagctagctaaataggacaaattagctagaaagtgcaagctaactagctaaattgccatacatgtttaatgcttttcgacctgtccccaaattaatgtaattggttcagagtttgttttgatattttaacctgtgtgtcgtgatcgcgtttggtgtagggggacaaaatacatttatgcacgatggcgcacgcgcgcagccggtttgggttccgtgtaaggcaCTGCaacgcagtgctagaggcgtcactacagattcgggtttgatcccgggctgtgtcacagccgacCGGGAGaaccatgaggcggcgcacaattgtccgggttaggggagggtccggccggcatgtccttgtcccatcgcactctagcaactcctgcggcgggccgggtgcatgcaCGATGACATGGTTGCCACTTGGCGGTGTTTActcccgacacattggtgcggctggcttccgggttaagcgagcagtgtgtcaagaagcagtgcggcttggcagggtcgtgtttcgggggacacatggctctcgaccttcgcctctcccgagtccgtaggggagttgcagcgatgggacgaAAGGGgtgaaaagtaaaaaaaaactaGAAAACAAGTTTGTATGAGCATGTTGATCATGTCTTTTGTGTAGGCTACAACATGTAAATAGCTACATGTAGCCTAACCCCCCTCCTGATAAAATACCATGAAACCATGCTTATGCTTAATAGCCTACTGAGGGATGGAATGCAGTAGTTGGAACATGCGGAGTGGACAGCAGCTACGTAAAAAATTCCAACATGCGCAGAAAAAGTAACCAGCACTTGACCCCCCCTAGCTGTGACTCTACTGATAGCTACATTATTGAGGACAAATGTACTTTCTATGCCTGCGATGTGGTTGTCCCAGCTAGCTATcttgaatgcactaactgtaagtcgctctggataagagtgcctgctaaatgactaacatgtaggTTTCCAGAAAATCCAACACTGCTGCCACTCCATTacgccccctcccccctcccctcaatTGCCTCAATTCGTTGGTGCATAGACTCTACAAGATGTTAAAAGCGTTCCGCAGGGATGCTTCCCAAagttgtttcaagttggctggatgtcctttgggtggtggaccactcttgatacacacaggaaactgttgagtgtaaaaaactcaacagcgttgcagttcttgtcgTAAACCggtgcacctactaccataccccgttcaaaggcacttaaatcttttatcttgccaattcaccctctgaatggcacacatacacaatccatgtctcaaggcttaaaaatccttctttaacctgtctcctccccttcatctatactgattgaagtggatttaacaagttacatcaataagggatcatacatttcacctggtcagtctatgtcatggaaagagcaggtgttcttaatgttttgtacactcagtatacacacccacacactccacTGAAATTAATGTAGAGCAGATTGACTGTGCATGCAGAATTGTGTAGAAAAACAACAGTTAGTGATTTAGGAAGAGGTGGAATGGAATAGGGTGAGTCTTGGAACAGAATCATTAGCATCTTGGACTGG
Proteins encoded in this window:
- the LOC120054078 gene encoding guanine nucleotide-binding protein subunit alpha-14-like is translated as MMAGCCMSAEEKDNHRINQEIDRQLRQDKKDSGSELKLLLLGTGESGKSTFIKQMRIIHGAGYSDEDKRGFTKLVYQNIFTAMQSMIRAMETLNIPFLEAQNKGYASMLSEVEVDMVNDLERGHVDTIKSLWRDGGVQECYARRREYQLCDATKYYLSDLDRIAKASYLPTEQDILRVRVPTTGIIEYHFDMEEVIFRMVDVGGQRSERRKWIHCFENITSIIFLAALSEYDQVLGECDENCMEESKALFKTIITYPWFQQCSVILFLNKTDILEEKITRSHLVNYFPEYTGPQNDPKAAREFILKMYQEQNLDRKTVYSHFTCATDTENIRFVFAAIRETIVKNHLKDFAII